CTTTTTTTGCCTAAAAGTTTCAGGAAAAATGCAGAACATAATATGCCTATTACAGATATTAAAGCGATCCACCCATTATAAAAAGCCAAACATAAGACCATTGCAAATGCACTTATATAGGCATTAACGACTGTATCAATCATCTTCATACCATACATTTCTACAAATGCTAAGTCTGTTGTGACTGCTGAAGTAATCTGCCCTGTATTTTGGTTATTAAAAAAACCTAATGATACTCTTTTTAATGTATTACCAATTTGTATTCTTTTTTCTGCTGTTACCTCTACACCTATACTTTCTTGTGCTGTAGCTCTTAGATAGGCAAATACAAACCTTCCTAGCACACAAAAAATCATAAACCCTAGCATATAAAAAACCACGTCTATACCTAATACACTATTGCCCTTCTTATCTTCTAAAATAAGATTTAATCCATGTGCTGCTGCCATAATGGGCAATGCTATAAAAATGGCGTTAAAAAAAGAATACACAAAACCTATATACAAACGTTTTTTTCTATTTCCTGACCATTTAATAATGCGTTTGATTGTTTTAAACATTTTTATACACCTCTCTTATATCATTATGAACAACCCATTTTTTCGTGCTTATATGTGATTGCCACATATCTTTATAAAGTTCACAGTGTGAAAGCAATTCTTGATGCGTTCCTGTCTCTAGAATGCGTCCTTTTTCTAATACAATGATTGTGTCTGCATTTTGAATAGTGGATAGCCTATGGGCAATAACCAATAAGGTTTTTCCTTTTGTTAGTGAAGCAATGGATTTTTGAATCTTATCTTCATTTTCTGGATCTGTAAAAGCTGTTGCCTCATCTAAGATAACGATTGGTGCGTCTTTTAGAATGGCTCTCGCAATGGCAATTCTTTGTTTTTCGCCTCCTGATAATTTTGCGCCTGCTTCTCCAGCATATGTCTCATAACCTTTTTCCAAATTTTGTATGAAGTGATGACAATGGGCTGCTTTTGCAGCTTGGATAACTTCTTTATCAGAGGCCTTTGGATTACCTAGTCTTATGTTCTCCATTAAAGAACAATTAAATAAAAAATTATCTTGAGTTACAAAACTGACAGTATCCATAAGTTGCTCTAATGGCATATTTTTAATATTGACGCCACCAATTTTAATCGTTCCCTTTGTAACATCCCAAAAACGTACGATTAGTTTTGCCAATGTGGATTTACCCCCTCCTGAAGGACCTACAATTGCTCCAAAAGTGCCTTCTGTAAGGGTTAAATTAATGTCTTGAAGAACATGGCTATCTTTAATAGAATCTTTACCCTCATTTTCTAAGTCATAAGAGAAAGATACATCTTGTAGCTCTATAGGATATCCTTGAAGTTTTGCATTTTCTTTTACTTGATCAAGGACTTTCATATTTAAAAAAGCACTTGCATCATTGACAGCAAATTCAATGGTTTTCAAATCATTAACAAACACTGTAAAGCTGGTTAAAGGTGCAACAATACCTAATGATAGAATTAAAGAAATGGCAATATCCGCGGGACTAATTGAACCATTAATATACAAAAACATTCCCATAGGCATTGTTCCCATTAAAGTGGATGGCAATACTGAAGCACCAAAAGTCATATGTTTCCAAGTACTTCTAAACCACTCTAATGTATATTGTTTAAAGGAATTAACTGCTTTCTCAAATCTTTCATAGGAAGATGTAGATTGGTTAAATGCTTTAATCACTTCTATACCTTCTACATACTCAACAATAATACTGTTAACATGATTGCTTGCTTCCATATAGTCGGCATATTGTTTGTTAAATCCTTTGAGCATCATACCATAGACAATGGCTGCTATGGGGATTGTCATTAAGGCTGCTAAAGCCATTCTCCAATCTATTATAATCAAATAGACATATACACCTATGGATAAAAGCAAATTAGAAATACCTTCTGGAATTAAGTGTGCCAAAGGCAATTCTATTGTTTCGACTCGATCAATAATAACACTTTTCATTTTACCTATTTTTTGATTTAGAACACTTCCAAGGGGGGCTTCCATTAATCTCTTCGTAATCTGAATGCGCATATTTTCCAGAATGCTATACGCTGAGATATGAGCCAATACAGTTGAAATCCCATGAAAAACAAACTTTATACTATAACCTCCCACACTGATTGCTATCCATAATATAATGTCATTAATATTTTGATGACCATCAAAAAACATGGTGATAATTCTATAAACACCTACATAAGGGACTAATCCCCCTACCACACTAATAATGGCACATATAACTGAAATAATCATTTTCATCTTGCAAGGTCTAGCAAAATAAAAGACCGTTTTTAACCAATTTTTTGCTTCCATAAATTCACCTCTATAAAAAAAAGATTAGTTAAAGCGCATTAACTAATCTTGATTCTAATTGATAATCCATATCAATACCACTCTGCTCATTTAATTTTACTCCAATTGGTCAAAAATTTATATCAACAGATACTTTGATTTTTTTGAATCTTATTCGTACTCTTGATAAAAAAAGCCAATAATTTATTACACCCTTTTTTATCAAGAGGGTAATTATCTATGATTGTGCCTTCTTCAAAATGGAGAACATGGGTACAACTTTGAAGAATTAATTCAAGATCGTGAGTAATAATAAATGTTGTCTTTTTCATCTTTTTAAGTAACTGCAAATTATATGCCACTTCTTTCATATGTCTTAAATCAAGACCACTGGTGGGTTCATCAAAGATTAAAAGTTCCCTTTCAGATGCAATGGCGCTACTAATAGCCACTCTTTGTTTTTGACCGCCAGATAAAGACATAGGATGACATTCTTTAATGGATAAAATATCCAATCGCCTTAAAACTTCTTCAGCTTTTGTAACATCTTCTTGGTTCATAGACAATAATATTTCTTCTAAAACACTTTCTGTAAACAACTGGTGATTAACATCTTGCATAACCATAAAGCATTTTTTTAAACGGTCTTTAGGTGAGACGCTAATGCCATCCATGATTAAAGTACCTTTACTGCGTTTTTCTAAACCACATAAGCATCTTGCAAAAGTTGATTTACCCGCTCCATTATGCCCAATAATAGCAATGGTACCTTCTTTAGGTACCCTTTGATGATTAAACTGAATACCGTTTTTTCTTTTTTTATAATAAAATTTAAAATTGGATAACTCTAACATCTCATGCTCAACAGGTGCTTTAATTTCACTATGCAGATAACAGTCCTCTAGCTTTAATGGTCGTAACCCTTTCCTTTCAAATTCTATGGGACTAATGGTTTGTATCTGATGAGATTTATATTCTTTTTTTATTTGCCCATTTTTCATGTATACAATACGATTAACTAATTTTTCAAGAAAGTATAATCTATGCTCTGCTATTATAATTGTCTTGTTGTTGCTTTTCCAGAATTCTATTAATCTACGCAGATCTTCTATAGCTTGAATATCTAAATTTGAAGACGGTTCATCTAGCACAATTATATCTGGCTCCAACATTGAAATGGATGCACAAGCGATTTTTTGCTTTTCTCCACCTGATAGTTGAAAAATACTTCTATTCATCAACGGTTTAATTCTAAATTTTGAAACCGTTTTTTCAAGGCGATTATTGATTTCTTTTATGGATAGACCCATATTTTCACAACCAAAAACCAGTTCACTATTGGTATCTACGTTGAAAAATTGAGAACGTGGGTTTTGGAAAATTGATCCAACACATTTTGCCCTATTATAAATAGGTGTTTCATTCATAACATGACCTTTAATCATTATTTCACCCGTCAGATGGCCATCATAATAATGGGGTATTAACCCATTAATCAATCGTGTTATGGTTGTTTTGCCACAACCGGATTCGCCACATAATAAAATGACTTCTCCTTTTTTAATAGATAGATTAATGTTCTGTATAGACTTTATTTTTTCATCACAACCATATGAAAAAGAAACATTTTTTAATTCAATCATTAAGCTCTATCACCTCCCATTAATAAATGAAAAACCCTATAAAAGTAATACTGGCTAATAAAAGCAATACCATATCTTGAAGATGAAAACCAATCTTGCAGATATTTGTTCTTTTAACTGAATTACCAAGACCTCTCGTAAGGGAAGCTGCCGAAAGTTCTTCCCCAATCTTAACAATAGACATGAGCAAAGGAATCATTCTATATTCAATCATAACCATTGGATTTTTTAAAGTTCTTCTTGAGGCAAATGTTATCCCTCTCATTTGCATAGCACTACTTATAGCCTTAGACTCTTCTGATATAGTTGGAAAAAAACGAAACATCACTGCCATTGGAATCCGAATTGATTGAGGCACTCTTATCTTTTCCATCGCCGCTAAAAATTCACTCACGGTTGTCGTGCTAATAAGATAATATCCCATTATAAAGCCTGGCATCATTCTAAAAAACATATTAATCGCTGCTAATAAGACACTTTGAAAGCCATTTGTTGTAGGTACAAAATGAATATTGACTGCCATTAAAATAGTGTATATTAAAATCCAGCATAATGATGCTTTAATTTTTCTACTGACTAACAAAAGAAATATAGGTATAGCAGTCATAACAACAATAACATACCTATTGCTTACATTGAAGATAGTTACATTAATAAAAAACATTAATAGCAATTTGGTTCTTGGATCTAATTTGAAATATTGTTTAACACCAACATTTTGCATTAATGAATTTGATATTATAGTATCCCTGCCCTTTTAAAATGCTTTTTCAAAACAGATTTACCCAAATATGCTCCTATAATACTTCCTATAACACACATAATAATCATAATCAATAACATCCACGTAGGTGTCATTGAAATGATTGCATTTGTATATTCATCTCCCATCATATCTCTTATGTAAGTAAAGTAACTGTCTCGCATTATCCATAAAGGGAGCATACCACCTAAAAGCCATAATGAAAAAACACAATACCCTATAACAGAATGCCCAAAACTTTTGTATTGACCTGCTTTGAAGATAGTATCTGCAAATAGTCCACATACAACTGCTACAACTAAAGATATCCACGTATGCCCCGTTGCAAAAAAGAGTGTTCCAACAATAATAGACATAATGGTTACCATCCAAAATTTCTTTACTTTAGTTAAAAAAAGCATAAAGGGTATACCTGCTATAATTGGCAAATACAAAGGCATTAACACGAATAAAATAGGTATGAAACCAAACATTGCTGCTATAAAAAAAACTAAGTAATAAAACGCTGTGAATATGCCAACACTGATTAAATCTTGTACATTTAATTGGGTATCCAAATCAAAAACCTCCTTCAAAAAATTAAACCACACCATATATTGATAATGATTATCATTATACGGTGCGGTTTAATTTTACCTAATCCATCAAACGTATTCAACTCCATTTGGTTGCGCTTGACTCTATTAAGGCATTTGTTTTCTATAATCCTTGGGCGAAATACCGATTATATCTTTAAAAGCAGCCGAAAACTTACTTGGATTACTGTATCCAACTTTGGAAGCAATTGTTGTTATTCTCTCATCATTCTCCTTTAACATCTTCGCAGCTATATGCATGCGATGCATCCTCATATAAGAATAAATTGATGTACCATACACACCTTTAAAACTTGATTTCATAGTAGTAAGGGATACCTTAAAGCGCAACGATAATTCTTCAAGGGTAAAATGTTCGTCTATATGATCCGTCATATATTTCATTATTGCCTTTGCTTTCTGAACCTGATTTTTAGGCAAATAAGGCCTTTCACTTCCTTGCATAGGCATTTCAAATGCACTTAAAAACAAAAGGAGTTCTAAAACTTTAATTTTAAAATAATGATTACGAATTTCTGGAGAAACTGTATATAACTCTGAAAAAATATGTTCAATAGAAGCCATCGCTCTCATAAACAAAATGCCTTCTCCAGAAGTAAATGCTTTATGTAATGATTTTAAGTCAATAGAAAACTCTTCTAAAATAGATTTTTCAAAGTGTAAGGCTTCATTGATATAGATGATCACTGTAATACCATGATAATGTTTTATTGGAAATCCAAATCCTACGGCTTGATAATCCTTAGAGTTTATAAAAAGATCTCCTTCTTGTAAATACATATATCTGTTCTTAGTTAATTCCCATTCTATTCGACCTTGCCTACAATGATCTATTGTTAAAATATCTGTTTCTCTTTTAAAAGCCGAACAACAAGTTTCCATATGAAAATCATTGTATGACAAATAAATGCCTGGAAACACTTTATACCAAGTCATTGTTCCTTCTCCTGATACATCCTGCATTTTATATACGGTACAATCTTTTTCACTTTTTAAAATGGATATATTATTGTCTCTTAGCACTTTTTCATCTACTAAACCTATCATTAAACATTCTTCAACTCCAAATATTTTATAATAGTGTCCACATTGACACGGCTTTGTTCAAATACATTTAAAAATTATGTCTCATAAGTATTATTCTTTATAGTTTTATACCTTTTCAATTGATTTGATTTAATTATACCATATCAAAAGCAAAAAAACTTTTATAAGAAATATTTAAACTAACGATAAAAAACAATTCACACGATTAAGGTACAACCTTAGTAAGTGAATTGTTTTTTATTCCTGTTAATACATTTAAGTAGCCATAAAAAAATACATTCTGTTTTTTTAACTATTTATTTGTTGTTTGCATAATCAGCAGCACTTTCTCCTGCAATTCGACCCGATGTCCATGCAAAACCACAAGCCAAACCTTCATATGGAGGGTAACCTTTGCCTTGATAGTACCCGCCTGCATCTGTACCTGCAGCATAAAGTCCTTGTATTGGATTATAATCTATATCAATAACTTCTAATCTTTGATTAACTTTTACACCGCCAATTGTACCCAGAAATACCGTAACACATTCAAATGCATAGTAATCCCCCTCTTCAACTGTATATACTAATGAATCAGCTGATTTATTATAGTCTGTATCTTCTTGATTTTTTACTATCTCGTTATATCTTTCAACAGATGTTTTTAAGTCATTAACGTTCATACTGGCTGCTTCTGCTAATTCTTCTAAAGTACTACCTTTATAAGCAGTACCACCTTCAACCGCTACTTCTGCTAAAGCTACAAAATCATCTAGATCCATATTCGCACCAGGGCCACTGTTTGAAACTCTTATTGAAGCTCCTTCTGTGTAATCCTCTAAGGTAGCCGTATCTACAATAAAATAATATTTACCGCCAACAGAATAAGCAGCGTTAGACCAAAAGGCAGTATCGTATACAACATCTTCATTTACAAAACGTGTTCCTGAGCTATCTACCCATAAAAGGGGAGACATAAGTAGTTGCGTAAGACTTGATATTGAATACCCTGCTAATGCTTCTGAGCTACTTTCTGTAGTTACCTCAGATTCTGCTAATTGACAAGCATGAAGCAACGGCGTTCCATCCCAATCAATAGCTCCTGCTTCTTCCATTAAACTAATGCCTTCGCCATAATTAGGCATTCCAATTGACGTCAAGTATTCTGTATTCATAATCTCTGTAACTTTTTCCAAGTTAGCACCAAAACCACCTGTACATATAATTGTAGCATCCGCATTTATGGTAAGTAACCCTCCATCAGATTTTTTAGCTGTAATTCCCTTTACAGTTCCACTTTCATCTTGAATAATAGAGTCTAAACTTGCATTAAATCTTACTTCTACACCCATTTCGTCTAAATATTCATATATGTTATTAAAACCTTCTGTGCTATCTACATACTTGTGATACACTTTGTATTTATATTCATCATCTTCATGAGCAAATTGTGTTGTTTCTTGTTGTAAATAAAAATCCATGCCATAACTTTCTAACCATTCAATGGTATCTGCTGATTTTTCAACAATTGCTCGCGTTAATGGTCCATTAGATAAGTATGCATTAAACTCAAGTAGTCTATTGACTGCTTCATCTACACCTAATTCTAGTCCTTCTTCTCTTTGCAAATAAGAATCCACTGCAAAAAAACCTGAAGCCAATCTTGTATTACCTCCTACTGCAGATGTTTTTTCAATAATCATAACTTCTGCTCCAGCTTCAGCTGCTGCAAGAGCAGCACTCGTACCAGATCCACCAGCACCTACAACAATTATATCCACATTAACTTCTTCATCTATACCTTCTTTTTGTACTTCTCGACTTTTCCACTCATCAACATCTATGCCTGCTTCTATAAGCGCTTTTTCTATTGCAATTAAAACAGCATTACTGGTAACAGTTGCACCTGAAACAGTATCCACACCTAAACTTTGGGATGTTATTATATCTTCTGCTATTTTAAGTGCTGCATTATCACCAATAGACTCTGTTTCGCTTTCTGCATCTACTTTTACATCTATTATTTCACCAGTATCATCAAGTGTTACTTCTACAGTTATATCCCCTCCAAATCCCGTTTCACTAGCTGTGTAAGTCCCTCCATTAGGTAAGTTTTGATTTAAAATTTCTTGATCATTAGTTGTATCACAACCGCTTAATAACATTACTCCCATTAAAACAATGCTACACATTTTTTTTATCTTACAATTACTATTCATATTTGTCCTCCTAATTGTTATTTTATTAACGTTGTTAATTTATATTATCACATTTATTTCTTGTTTAATATGGTTTAAGCATTGTCTAAAAAGTGGTTTTTTTTTATATCTCATTGCTAATTCAAGTTTTGTCCTTTATACTATGATTAAAATATAACTTTGTTTTATTGACTTGTTTATTTAATTTATAAAAAGGAGTACATTATGACATATGATGCCTCTTCAATTTTAAAACCTAATAAAAACCACTCAAAACATAGCTTCTTTAATTTCGATATAACTTCTCAATCTTATCTTCAGAATGATTCTGAACTTAATAATGTTCCTTCACTTTATTCTCTACTGAAACTTCCTCTAGATGGTTATCCTATTCATTGTTCTAGTAGTTATATTAGTATGCTTTTTGTATATGGCAATGTTTCAGTGACTATAAATGACCAAAACATTATATGCTTAGCTGGTAATATTTTTCTCATTCGCCATCAATGTCAGTTTACCATTACTTCAGGTAAGAACGCTAAAGTTTATGTAGCACATTTTAAAAGAGAATTATTTGATTCATTATTCTACTCACAAATTGTGGATTGTCCTTTAATATATGATTTTTTTATGCTAGATGATTGTAAGAATGAATTTCTTTATTTTGATTGTACTCAAGAAATGTTTATCACTCATTTTGCTCAAAGCCTTCAAAAAGAACTTCAACAAAGTGATTATTTAGCTGATAAAACTGTCCGTTGTGCTATAGTTCTTTTTTTATCTAATTTACATCGTATACATCGCCCTAACTTAGTTATTAGTGAGTCAAGTATGATGAAAAAGTATTTCATTGGTAATATATTAAAATATATGTCTGATAATTATACAACTGCAACACTTTCTAGTACTGCTGAATATTTCAACTATAATCCTGCATATTTTTCAACTATATTTCAAAAATATGCTTATTGTAGTTTTACTCAAAAAATGCTAGAATTCAAATTAGAACATGCTAGACGATTATTAATTACCACTAACCTTACTGTACAAGAGATTTCAGCAAACATCGGCTTTAAAGAAAAGAGTTATTTTTACCGTTGCTTTAAAAAAAATTATGGTGTTACTCCTGGACAATTTCGAAGAGGAATAAGTAGAACAAAAACAATTCTATAAGTTTTTTTAAGCTATAAAGCAACATAAAAAAATAAGGATAGAAAGATTTTTTAACTTGCAACCTTCCTATTCTTATTTTGTTTTTTACAGCTTGTGCTTCTTCACATTAGAAAATCTGAGTAATGCTTTGTTCATCCAACTCTATTAATAACGTTTCATATTCGTTCCAATCATTGAAATCATCTATACACTTGTTAAATAAAATCATTTCTAATTCCTTTCTTATTTCGTGTATATTTTGATATTGCTTAGGACATGGTATTTGTCTTAGGTATTTAATGGTTACTTTTAAAGTCTCTGAGACTTTTTCTTTA
The genomic region above belongs to Natranaerovirga hydrolytica and contains:
- a CDS encoding ABC transporter ATP-binding protein; the protein is MEAKNWLKTVFYFARPCKMKMIISVICAIISVVGGLVPYVGVYRIITMFFDGHQNINDIILWIAISVGGYSIKFVFHGISTVLAHISAYSILENMRIQITKRLMEAPLGSVLNQKIGKMKSVIIDRVETIELPLAHLIPEGISNLLLSIGVYVYLIIIDWRMALAALMTIPIAAIVYGMMLKGFNKQYADYMEASNHVNSIIVEYVEGIEVIKAFNQSTSSYERFEKAVNSFKQYTLEWFRSTWKHMTFGASVLPSTLMGTMPMGMFLYINGSISPADIAISLILSLGIVAPLTSFTVFVNDLKTIEFAVNDASAFLNMKVLDQVKENAKLQGYPIELQDVSFSYDLENEGKDSIKDSHVLQDINLTLTEGTFGAIVGPSGGGKSTLAKLIVRFWDVTKGTIKIGGVNIKNMPLEQLMDTVSFVTQDNFLFNCSLMENIRLGNPKASDKEVIQAAKAAHCHHFIQNLEKGYETYAGEAGAKLSGGEKQRIAIARAILKDAPIVILDEATAFTDPENEDKIQKSIASLTKGKTLLVIAHRLSTIQNADTIIVLEKGRILETGTHQELLSHCELYKDMWQSHISTKKWVVHNDIREVYKNV
- a CDS encoding ABC transporter ATP-binding protein, translated to MIELKNVSFSYGCDEKIKSIQNINLSIKKGEVILLCGESGCGKTTITRLINGLIPHYYDGHLTGEIMIKGHVMNETPIYNRAKCVGSIFQNPRSQFFNVDTNSELVFGCENMGLSIKEINNRLEKTVSKFRIKPLMNRSIFQLSGGEKQKIACASISMLEPDIIVLDEPSSNLDIQAIEDLRRLIEFWKSNNKTIIIAEHRLYFLEKLVNRIVYMKNGQIKKEYKSHQIQTISPIEFERKGLRPLKLEDCYLHSEIKAPVEHEMLELSNFKFYYKKRKNGIQFNHQRVPKEGTIAIIGHNGAGKSTFARCLCGLEKRSKGTLIMDGISVSPKDRLKKCFMVMQDVNHQLFTESVLEEILLSMNQEDVTKAEEVLRRLDILSIKECHPMSLSGGQKQRVAISSAIASERELLIFDEPTSGLDLRHMKEVAYNLQLLKKMKKTTFIITHDLELILQSCTHVLHFEEGTIIDNYPLDKKGCNKLLAFFIKSTNKIQKNQSIC
- a CDS encoding energy-coupling factor transporter transmembrane component T; the protein is MQNVGVKQYFKLDPRTKLLLMFFINVTIFNVSNRYVIVVMTAIPIFLLLVSRKIKASLCWILIYTILMAVNIHFVPTTNGFQSVLLAAINMFFRMMPGFIMGYYLISTTTVSEFLAAMEKIRVPQSIRIPMAVMFRFFPTISEESKAISSAMQMRGITFASRRTLKNPMVMIEYRMIPLLMSIVKIGEELSAASLTRGLGNSVKRTNICKIGFHLQDMVLLLLASITFIGFFIY
- a CDS encoding MptD family putative ECF transporter S component, whose protein sequence is MDTQLNVQDLISVGIFTAFYYLVFFIAAMFGFIPILFVLMPLYLPIIAGIPFMLFLTKVKKFWMVTIMSIIVGTLFFATGHTWISLVVAVVCGLFADTIFKAGQYKSFGHSVIGYCVFSLWLLGGMLPLWIMRDSYFTYIRDMMGDEYTNAIISMTPTWMLLIMIIMCVIGSIIGAYLGKSVLKKHFKRAGIL
- a CDS encoding helix-turn-helix domain-containing protein, with amino-acid sequence MIGLVDEKVLRDNNISILKSEKDCTVYKMQDVSGEGTMTWYKVFPGIYLSYNDFHMETCCSAFKRETDILTIDHCRQGRIEWELTKNRYMYLQEGDLFINSKDYQAVGFGFPIKHYHGITVIIYINEALHFEKSILEEFSIDLKSLHKAFTSGEGILFMRAMASIEHIFSELYTVSPEIRNHYFKIKVLELLLFLSAFEMPMQGSERPYLPKNQVQKAKAIMKYMTDHIDEHFTLEELSLRFKVSLTTMKSSFKGVYGTSIYSYMRMHRMHIAAKMLKENDERITTIASKVGYSNPSKFSAAFKDIIGISPKDYRKQMP
- a CDS encoding FAD-dependent oxidoreductase, giving the protein MNSNCKIKKMCSIVLMGVMLLSGCDTTNDQEILNQNLPNGGTYTASETGFGGDITVEVTLDDTGEIIDVKVDAESETESIGDNAALKIAEDIITSQSLGVDTVSGATVTSNAVLIAIEKALIEAGIDVDEWKSREVQKEGIDEEVNVDIIVVGAGGSGTSAALAAAEAGAEVMIIEKTSAVGGNTRLASGFFAVDSYLQREEGLELGVDEAVNRLLEFNAYLSNGPLTRAIVEKSADTIEWLESYGMDFYLQQETTQFAHEDDEYKYKVYHKYVDSTEGFNNIYEYLDEMGVEVRFNASLDSIIQDESGTVKGITAKKSDGGLLTINADATIICTGGFGANLEKVTEIMNTEYLTSIGMPNYGEGISLMEEAGAIDWDGTPLLHACQLAESEVTTESSSEALAGYSISSLTQLLMSPLLWVDSSGTRFVNEDVVYDTAFWSNAAYSVGGKYYFIVDTATLEDYTEGASIRVSNSGPGANMDLDDFVALAEVAVEGGTAYKGSTLEELAEAASMNVNDLKTSVERYNEIVKNQEDTDYNKSADSLVYTVEEGDYYAFECVTVFLGTIGGVKVNQRLEVIDIDYNPIQGLYAAGTDAGGYYQGKGYPPYEGLACGFAWTSGRIAGESAADYANNK
- a CDS encoding helix-turn-helix transcriptional regulator yields the protein MTYDASSILKPNKNHSKHSFFNFDITSQSYLQNDSELNNVPSLYSLLKLPLDGYPIHCSSSYISMLFVYGNVSVTINDQNIICLAGNIFLIRHQCQFTITSGKNAKVYVAHFKRELFDSLFYSQIVDCPLIYDFFMLDDCKNEFLYFDCTQEMFITHFAQSLQKELQQSDYLADKTVRCAIVLFLSNLHRIHRPNLVISESSMMKKYFIGNILKYMSDNYTTATLSSTAEYFNYNPAYFSTIFQKYAYCSFTQKMLEFKLEHARRLLITTNLTVQEISANIGFKEKSYFYRCFKKNYGVTPGQFRRGISRTKTIL